One window of bacterium genomic DNA carries:
- a CDS encoding tRNA-dihydrouridine synthase produces the protein MAPMAGITDTPFRERLRRWGCDALSTEMISASALVRNHRGTIAMVDPPDRDDNTAVQLAGVKPGELEEGARLLAAIGWKRIDFNMGCPVRKVVSTGAGAGLMRNLPLAARCIRALRETSGVVLTVKMRSGWSPTEENYLEAGRMAEECGADGIILHPRFRSQGYSGEADWAKIAALAGAVKIPVAGSGDVKNPGDALKCLKDYPVAAVMIGRAALAEPWIFRDAKRLLAGEEVPGRPSAGEIAADLLIQYDRLVELKGEGAAVGEIKKFAAWALKGFEMATHRRKEVMEIKDAARMRQAIMSFKDLEYRAGNSGGEG, from the coding sequence ATGGCTCCGATGGCCGGCATAACGGACACCCCCTTCCGCGAGCGTCTCCGGAGGTGGGGGTGCGACGCCCTCTCTACGGAGATGATAAGCGCCTCCGCCCTTGTGCGCAACCACCGCGGAACCATTGCGATGGTGGACCCGCCCGACAGGGACGACAATACGGCGGTGCAGCTTGCGGGCGTCAAGCCGGGCGAACTGGAAGAAGGCGCGCGCCTGCTCGCCGCCATCGGCTGGAAGAGGATCGATTTCAACATGGGCTGCCCGGTGCGCAAGGTGGTATCCACCGGCGCGGGGGCCGGGCTGATGAGAAATCTCCCCCTCGCGGCGAGGTGCATAAGGGCGCTTCGGGAGACCTCCGGCGTAGTCCTCACCGTCAAAATGCGCTCCGGCTGGAGCCCCACGGAGGAAAATTACCTCGAAGCCGGGCGGATGGCCGAGGAGTGCGGCGCTGACGGCATCATTTTGCACCCGCGTTTTCGCAGCCAGGGGTATTCGGGAGAGGCCGACTGGGCGAAGATAGCGGCGCTCGCCGGGGCGGTAAAGATTCCCGTCGCAGGAAGCGGAGACGTGAAAAATCCAGGCGATGCGTTAAAATGCCTGAAGGATTATCCTGTGGCGGCGGTAATGATCGGCAGGGCGGCCCTTGCCGAGCCGTGGATCTTTCGCGATGCGAAAAGACTCCTCGCGGGGGAGGAAGTTCCCGGAAGACCTTCGGCCGGGGAGATAGCCGCCGATCTTCTGATACAATACGATCGTCTTGTAGAACTCAAGGGGGAGGGGGCTGCGGTGGGGGAAATAAAGAAATTCGCGGCGTGGGCGCTCAAAGGCTTTGAGATGGCTACCCACAGGCGCAAAGAAGTGATGGAGATAAAGGACGCGGCCCGGATGCGGCAGGCGATAATGTC
- a CDS encoding DNA-binding response regulator — protein sequence MLCLPPRSQQRTRVQKGHLFASLGHQGTALRESPLKVLLVDDESALLERLALFARRAGYETATAQGGEAAWEILNSGRFDVLVTDLQMPVLDGPALMARLPGLERGAPKVIVITGYATLEAAVDCLRKGACDFLKKPFTMEEFTAALDRVAKKPAVAHVEPDWEKLSQRYSLTRREAEILKAFFLTGKSNRELAENLFLSLHTVKSHLKSSFMKLGVDSRSRLLGLLREF from the coding sequence ATGCTTTGTCTGCCACCTCGGTCCCAACAAAGAACACGAGTCCAGAAAGGGCACCTTTTCGCATCCCTGGGGCACCAGGGAACAGCCTTGAGGGAATCTCCCCTGAAAGTGCTCCTCGTCGACGACGAGAGCGCCCTGCTGGAGAGGCTGGCGCTTTTTGCCCGCCGCGCGGGCTACGAGACGGCGACGGCGCAAGGCGGCGAAGCCGCCTGGGAGATACTTAACTCCGGGCGCTTCGACGTGCTGGTGACCGACCTCCAGATGCCGGTGCTGGACGGCCCGGCGCTTATGGCGCGCCTTCCCGGACTGGAGAGGGGCGCGCCGAAAGTGATCGTCATAACCGGCTACGCCACCCTCGAAGCCGCCGTGGACTGTCTGCGGAAGGGGGCCTGCGATTTTCTGAAAAAGCCCTTCACGATGGAGGAATTTACAGCGGCCCTCGACAGGGTCGCGAAGAAGCCTGCCGTCGCCCATGTCGAACCCGACTGGGAGAAGCTCTCCCAGAGATACTCCCTGACCCGCCGCGAGGCTGAAATTCTCAAGGCCTTCTTCCTCACCGGCAAGTCCAACCGCGAACTGGCCGAGAATCTCTTTCTAAGCCTCCACACGGTAAAATCCCACCTCAAGTCCTCCTTCATGAAGCTGGGCGTGGACTCCCGAAGCCGGCTTCTGGGCCTTCTCCGGGAATTCTAA